Genomic segment of Streptomyces longhuiensis:
GGTGCCGCCGCGTGGCTTTAGCGCGCAGCCCCCGGATCTGGTCATAGGTGTGGTGCAGGCGGCGGCTGGTGCGCTCGCCAGGCTTGCGGTGTGTCCTGCGCTGGGCGGCCCGGCGCTCAAGGCGCAGGAGCTTGCCCTTTTCCTCGGTGTTCAGCCACTTGTCACGGTCGGCGCTGCCATCCGGGAGGTGAGGCGCACGCCCGTGATCCTGGTGGTTGCCGTCCGACAGGGCGAGGGGCAGGTTCACCCCGGCGTCAATTCCGACCTCCGCCCCCTGGTGAGATGCGGGCTTGGCTTCGACGCTCTGCACACGGAAGGCGATGTGCCATCCCAGGTGGTCCTTGACCAGCCGTGCCCCGGTGATCCGGTTGTCGGCATTCGCCTTATTGCCCACGGGGAGATCTTTGGTCCAGCGGAAGCGGACACGGCCGACCTTGGGAATGTTGGCCATGCCCCAGCGGCGGTGTACCCGCTTGATCTGGAGATCACGGCCCTGCGGGATGTCCACGCTCATCACGGACCGGAACCGGCCCTTGAAGTTCGGAGCGCCGGCACGGCCGTCCCAGCAGTTCTTCCAGGCATGGAAGTACGTCTTGAGCACCGCTTGCGCGGCCTGCGCAGGAAGGACGGCGAGGAAATCGATCTCTTTGCGGGCCTGGCGTATCGCGGCGTCCGCGTTCGCCAGAGTCCGCTTGTCCTTCGGCATCATCTGCCACCACGCGTGCAGGCAGTTCCACACCGTGCGGGCGGCGTGCGCCTGCTCGTCGGCGAGGAGATGCTCGGCAGGGGACAGTGCCAGTCGGGCGCGGTGCCCGAACTGCCGCTTCTCCAAGCCGAGTTCACCCATGGTGACCATGATCCTACAGTGTGTCTATGTCACCGTGATGGAATCCGAACCCCGATGTCAGAACCGGCCGGCACATCGTCTACAACCTGCACGTCCACTTGGCGTTCGACACCACATACCGGCGCAAGGCGTTCACGGACAAGATGCCGAAGCGCTGCGAAGAGATCATCCGGGAGATGTGCGCGGACTCCGGGCCGAACTCAAGCAGCT
This window contains:
- a CDS encoding RNA-guided endonuclease InsQ/TnpB family protein, which produces MGELGLEKRQFGHRARLALSPAEHLLADEQAHAARTVWNCLHAWWQMMPKDKRTLANADAAIRQARKEIDFLAVLPAQAAQAVLKTYFHAWKNCWDGRAGAPNFKGRFRSVMSVDIPQGRDLQIKRVHRRWGMANIPKVGRVRFRWTKDLPVGNKANADNRITGARLVKDHLGWHIAFRVQSVEAKPASHQGAEVGIDAGVNLPLALSDGNHQDHGRAPHLPDGSADRDKWLNTEEKGKLLRLERRAAQRRTHRKPGERTSRRLHHTYDQIRGLRAKATRRHQDWQHKTTTTLAQKYGVMVVEALTITNMVKSARGTIAEPGTGVAQKAGLNRSISQEAWGRTVTMLTYKAGRYGGTVHKVPAPNTSRRCSTCGFITPGSREDQATFVCKNPDCGWSGNADHNAARNILHLYRMGHALIPAAGRAVVRRDKRVKPATAR